One segment of Deltaproteobacteria bacterium DNA contains the following:
- a CDS encoding glycosyltransferase — protein sequence MRTCRRPHPLPPAVPRDGRRRRRLRLRGDPRDPFGNSRVISVVIPVYNEEKNLSLLMDRMEAALQPMGRPFEIIFVDDGSRDRSLEVLSGFVGRRGVRVVELTRNYGQHSAVMSGFSIVRGKIVVTLDADLQNPPEEIPSMIRVMEEGNYEVVGTVRRMRRDSLLRTIPSRIVNAMTRKITGVRMTDWGCMLRAYRREVVDRMVESQEYSTFIPALATLYAKRMTEIPVAHEERHGGISNYTLPKLLSLQFDLLTSFSEFPLKVLLYLGTVLSLGGIALGFMLGVMRLVYGAAWAEYGVFTLFAILFFFVGGLFFALGIMGQYVGRIYHEVRKRPRFTIRKVHGE from the coding sequence ATGCGAACGTGCCGGCGCCCGCATCCTCTCCCTCCCGCTGTACCCCGGGATGGCCGACGCCGACGCCGACTACGTCTGCGCGGCGATCCGCGAGATCCTTTCGGAAATTCCCGCGTGATCTCCGTCGTCATCCCCGTCTACAACGAGGAGAAGAACCTCTCCCTGCTCATGGACAGGATGGAGGCCGCGCTTCAGCCGATGGGCCGCCCCTTCGAGATCATCTTCGTCGACGACGGAAGCCGCGACCGTTCGCTCGAGGTCCTCTCGGGATTCGTGGGGCGGCGGGGAGTGCGCGTCGTGGAGCTGACGCGGAATTACGGGCAGCACTCCGCCGTCATGTCGGGTTTTTCCATCGTGCGCGGAAAGATCGTCGTTACGCTCGATGCGGACCTTCAGAACCCCCCGGAGGAAATCCCCTCGATGATCCGCGTCATGGAGGAGGGGAACTACGAGGTCGTCGGGACGGTACGGCGGATGCGGCGCGACTCGCTTTTGCGCACGATCCCGTCGCGCATCGTAAACGCGATGACGCGGAAGATCACCGGCGTCCGCATGACGGACTGGGGCTGCATGCTGCGCGCCTACCGCCGGGAGGTCGTCGACCGGATGGTGGAGAGCCAGGAATATTCCACTTTCATCCCCGCGCTTGCGACCCTTTACGCGAAACGGATGACGGAGATCCCGGTCGCCCATGAGGAACGGCACGGCGGCATCTCGAACTACACCCTGCCGAAACTGCTCAGCCTCCAGTTCGACCTGCTCACCTCCTTTTCCGAATTCCCGCTCAAGGTCCTGCTGTACCTCGGCACCGTGCTTTCGCTCGGCGGCATCGCGCTCGGCTTCATGCTCGGCGTCATGCGCCTTGTCTACGGCGCGGCGTGGGCGGAGTACGGCGTCTTCACCCTGTTCGCCATACTGTTCTTCTTCGTCGGCGGGCTATTCTTCGCCCTCGGGATCATGGGACAGTACGTGGGGCGCATCTACCACGAGGTCCGTAAACGGCCGAGGTTCACCATACGGAAGGTCCACGGGGAGTGA
- a CDS encoding cytochrome P460 family protein, producing MSRSTCVLFSSFLALAVSFAAPALGESGRKKAASPAGPVSPVFGVGIPGGYRNWQLIAVSHRTDNKDELRAVLGNEIAMKAFRGKTLPFPDGAMIAKLAWKREPMKEFAGAWVPGVAPRIEFMVKNSKKYAATGGWGFGRFIDGKPADEAAHNSCFPCHQANVKDHDFIFTRYAP from the coding sequence ATGTCCCGTTCGACGTGCGTGCTGTTCTCGTCGTTCCTCGCGCTGGCCGTATCATTCGCCGCTCCCGCCCTCGGGGAAAGCGGCAGGAAGAAGGCGGCTTCCCCCGCCGGGCCGGTGTCACCCGTTTTCGGCGTAGGCATCCCCGGCGGATACAGGAACTGGCAGCTCATCGCTGTCTCCCACCGCACCGACAACAAGGACGAACTCCGGGCGGTCCTCGGGAACGAAATCGCCATGAAGGCGTTCCGCGGAAAGACGCTTCCCTTCCCCGACGGGGCCATGATTGCGAAGCTTGCCTGGAAACGCGAGCCGATGAAGGAGTTCGCGGGAGCGTGGGTCCCCGGCGTCGCCCCGCGGATCGAATTCATGGTGAAAAACTCGAAGAAATACGCGGCAACCGGCGGCTGGGGATTCGGGCGGTTCATCGACGGAAAACCCGCGGACGAGGCGGCCCACAATTCCTGTTTCCCGTGCCACCAGGCTAACGTGAAGGACCACGACTTTATCTTCACCCGGTACGCGCCGTGA
- a CDS encoding aminotransferase class I/II-fold pyridoxal phosphate-dependent enzyme: MRKDFLPLSRPWLDDDEIDAVAASIRSGWITSGPRVAELEAQFRDLSGAAHAVAVSSATAGMHIVLAALGIGDGDEVVTPSMTFASTVNQIALRGARPVFADSDYGSLQVSPDGMERAITRRTKAVVPVHFAGAPADLDPIRAAAGRAGIPVIEDAAHAVGTRYKGKHAGGYGDIAIFSFHPIKNITTGEGGMVTCNDGALAGKLRLLRFHGIERDAWKRYGKGGTPHYDIREPGYKYNLPDLQAAMGVVQMQKLDLMNRRRAALAARYLDGLAGVRGIDLPESPGYPHEHAWHLFIVKVTSMDRDAFLARLADYNVGTGLHFPPCHLLSYVRERFGTKEGDFPGCERAGARILSLPLYPGMADADADYVCAAIREILSEIPA, encoded by the coding sequence ATCCGAAAAGATTTTCTCCCCCTTTCACGTCCCTGGCTCGACGACGATGAAATCGACGCCGTAGCGGCATCGATCCGGTCCGGGTGGATCACCAGCGGGCCGAGGGTCGCGGAACTCGAAGCGCAGTTCCGCGACCTGTCCGGAGCGGCGCATGCGGTTGCGGTTTCGTCCGCCACCGCGGGTATGCATATCGTTCTTGCCGCTCTCGGCATCGGCGACGGGGACGAGGTCGTCACTCCCTCGATGACGTTCGCCTCCACGGTGAACCAGATCGCGCTGAGGGGCGCCCGGCCCGTCTTCGCGGACAGCGACTACGGGTCCCTGCAGGTATCGCCCGACGGGATGGAGCGCGCGATCACCCGGCGGACTAAGGCGGTCGTTCCGGTGCACTTCGCCGGGGCCCCGGCCGACCTGGATCCGATCCGCGCCGCGGCCGGCAGGGCGGGCATACCGGTGATCGAGGACGCCGCCCATGCCGTGGGAACCCGGTATAAGGGGAAACATGCCGGAGGCTACGGCGACATCGCCATCTTTTCCTTCCACCCCATCAAGAACATCACGACCGGCGAAGGCGGGATGGTGACCTGCAACGACGGCGCCCTGGCCGGGAAGCTCCGGCTTCTGCGGTTCCACGGGATCGAGCGCGACGCGTGGAAGCGGTACGGCAAGGGGGGCACTCCCCATTACGACATCCGCGAGCCGGGATACAAGTACAACCTCCCCGACCTCCAGGCGGCGATGGGAGTGGTCCAGATGCAAAAACTCGATCTGATGAACCGGCGGCGCGCGGCTCTTGCGGCGCGCTATCTCGACGGGCTTGCCGGGGTCCGGGGGATCGACCTGCCGGAATCCCCGGGCTATCCGCACGAGCATGCCTGGCACCTGTTCATAGTCAAGGTCACGTCGATGGACCGGGATGCGTTCCTGGCGCGGCTTGCGGATTACAACGTCGGGACCGGGCTGCATTTCCCCCCCTGCCACCTTCTGTCCTACGTGAGGGAACGGTTCGGAACGAAGGAAGGGGACTTCCCCGGATGCGAACGTGCCGGCGCCCGCATCCTCTCCCTCCCGCTGTACCCCGGGATGGCCGACGCCGACGCCGACTACGTCTGCGCGGCGATCCGCGAGATCCTTTCGGAAATTCCCGCGTGA
- the glgB gene encoding 1,4-alpha-glucan branching protein GlgB — MPRTIRRKDVELLADARHWDPFSVLGPHVVHVGEQKALAIRAILPRASQAFVTVSGEGGQPPAEMKRLHPEGVFEAVFPGVAEPFPYRIEIVDREGYRWIQDDPYSFGCILTEFDIHLLSEGTHLDQYNKLGSHIFRMGAVSGVSFAVWAPNAERVSVVGNFNHWDGRAHPMRNRGDCGVWEIFIPGLAEGEIYKYEIRARVAGEVFLKSDPFALRFEPPPRTGSIVWNIDGYTWGDSEWLAARASRNPVEAPMTVYEVHLGSWKRKEEENYRYLTYRELADELITYVREMGYTHIELLPVTEHPFDGSWGYQTLGHFAPTARFGLPGDFMEFVDRCHQAGIGVLLDWVPAHFPKDAHGLARFDGTHLYEHADPRKGEHSDWGTLIFNYGRREVRNFLLSSALFWLEKYHIDGLRVDAVASMLYLDYSRDNGAWIPNEFGGRENLEAISLLKRMNELVHEKHPGAVTIAEESTAWPMVSRPVYVGGLGFTFKWNMGWMHDMLEYMEKEPVHRKFHFGTLTFALLYAFHENFVLPFSHDEVVHHKRAMLDKMPGDLWQRFANLRLLYSYMYAHPGKKLLFMGGDFGQWVEWNHDGQLSWDLLQWDTHKGLQALVRDLNRLHVSVPALHEVDFRPEGFEWIDFHDVDNSIICFLRRAKSPDDFMVCVYNFTPVVRKDYRVGVPAPGLYLEAFNSDSAYYGGSNMGNVGGANAEAVPWNGRPWSVSLTLPPLGALYLRLSG, encoded by the coding sequence ATGCCGCGAACGATACGCAGAAAAGACGTCGAGCTTCTGGCCGACGCGAGGCACTGGGACCCTTTCTCGGTTCTCGGTCCTCATGTCGTTCACGTCGGAGAACAGAAAGCGCTGGCCATCCGCGCCATCCTGCCGCGCGCCTCGCAGGCGTTCGTGACGGTTTCAGGCGAAGGGGGGCAGCCCCCGGCGGAAATGAAGCGCCTCCACCCGGAAGGCGTGTTCGAGGCGGTTTTTCCAGGCGTCGCCGAGCCCTTCCCGTACCGGATCGAAATCGTCGACCGCGAGGGATACCGCTGGATCCAGGACGATCCGTACTCCTTCGGCTGCATCCTGACGGAGTTCGATATCCACCTGCTGTCCGAAGGGACGCACCTCGACCAGTACAACAAGCTCGGCAGCCATATTTTCCGGATGGGAGCCGTTTCAGGCGTCTCCTTCGCCGTCTGGGCCCCTAACGCCGAGCGCGTCTCCGTTGTGGGCAACTTCAACCACTGGGACGGCCGGGCCCACCCGATGAGAAACCGCGGCGACTGCGGCGTCTGGGAGATTTTCATTCCGGGGCTGGCGGAGGGGGAAATCTACAAGTACGAGATCCGGGCGCGCGTAGCGGGAGAAGTGTTTCTCAAGTCCGACCCATTCGCCCTCCGCTTCGAACCGCCGCCCCGCACCGGATCGATCGTCTGGAATATAGACGGCTACACATGGGGCGACTCCGAGTGGCTCGCCGCACGTGCCTCCCGAAACCCGGTGGAAGCGCCGATGACGGTCTACGAAGTCCACCTGGGCTCGTGGAAGCGGAAGGAGGAAGAGAATTACAGGTACCTCACCTACCGGGAGCTGGCGGATGAACTCATCACCTACGTCCGCGAAATGGGATATACGCACATCGAGCTGCTGCCGGTCACCGAACACCCCTTCGACGGCTCCTGGGGGTACCAGACGCTCGGACACTTCGCCCCCACCGCGAGGTTCGGCCTTCCCGGGGACTTCATGGAATTCGTGGACAGGTGCCATCAAGCGGGAATCGGGGTGCTCCTCGACTGGGTGCCGGCCCATTTCCCGAAGGACGCGCACGGGCTGGCACGGTTCGACGGAACCCATCTTTATGAACATGCCGACCCGCGGAAAGGGGAGCACAGCGACTGGGGAACGCTCATATTCAACTACGGGCGGCGCGAGGTGCGGAATTTCCTTCTCTCCAGCGCTCTCTTCTGGCTCGAGAAGTACCACATCGACGGCCTCCGGGTGGATGCGGTGGCCTCGATGCTCTACCTCGACTATTCCAGGGACAACGGCGCCTGGATTCCCAACGAGTTCGGGGGGAGGGAGAACCTGGAAGCCATCTCGCTCCTGAAGCGGATGAACGAGCTCGTACACGAGAAGCATCCGGGGGCGGTGACGATCGCGGAGGAATCGACCGCATGGCCGATGGTGTCGCGCCCGGTCTACGTCGGCGGGTTGGGGTTCACCTTCAAGTGGAACATGGGATGGATGCACGACATGCTGGAATACATGGAGAAGGAGCCGGTCCACCGGAAATTCCACTTCGGGACGCTCACCTTCGCACTGCTCTACGCCTTCCACGAGAACTTCGTCCTCCCCTTCTCCCACGACGAGGTCGTCCATCATAAACGCGCGATGCTGGACAAGATGCCCGGGGACCTGTGGCAGAGGTTCGCGAACCTGCGCCTCCTGTATTCCTACATGTACGCACACCCGGGAAAGAAGCTGCTCTTCATGGGGGGGGATTTCGGCCAGTGGGTGGAATGGAACCACGACGGGCAGCTTTCGTGGGACCTTCTCCAGTGGGATACGCATAAAGGACTGCAGGCGCTGGTGCGGGACCTGAACCGCCTCCACGTGTCCGTGCCCGCCCTGCACGAAGTCGACTTCCGCCCCGAGGGGTTCGAGTGGATCGACTTCCACGACGTGGACAACAGCATTATCTGTTTCCTGCGGCGGGCGAAATCCCCCGACGATTTCATGGTATGCGTGTACAATTTCACTCCCGTCGTCCGGAAGGATTACAGGGTGGGCGTTCCCGCCCCCGGCTTGTACCTCGAGGCGTTCAACAGCGATTCCGCCTATTACGGCGGCAGCAACATGGGCAACGTGGGCGGCGCGAACGCGGAGGCCGTTCCGTGGAACGGCCGTCCCTGGTCCGTGAGCCTGACTCTCCCTCCGCTGGGCGCGCTGTACCTGCGACTTTCGGGATAG
- a CDS encoding MFS transporter, with protein sequence MLASTFRALRHRNFRLWFYGQLTSLVGTWMQTIAQNWLVYQLTGSALDLGLVNFVGAIPLVPLTLYAGAIADRFSKRRIIFLMQGAMMVLAFVLAGLCWTGVVQVWHVLVLAFLLGATQALDTPARQAFVVELVGKEDLSNAIALNAGIFHGARVIGPAAAGILVAYVGLSGAFFLNGVSFIAVLGGLFLMDAALIHRTHSEGKLGDDILGGVRYIGAHRAPMAVVTLISFAALLAMPYHVLVPIFAKETFGGGAGMYGLLMSAAGVGAVLGSLYVATGWAVRRKGMALTAGSLSFPLLLIAFAFSRNLVLSVALLTAIGFAFVLQNAPANSLLQSLVPDHLRGRVLAIYVSLFLGMMRLGSLLLGFLAAATSATVALAATAAASLAAGLAVYAKYPELRRME encoded by the coding sequence ATGCTCGCGTCCACCTTCCGGGCGCTGCGGCACCGCAACTTCCGGCTCTGGTTCTACGGGCAGCTCACCTCCCTCGTCGGGACGTGGATGCAGACGATCGCCCAGAACTGGCTGGTGTACCAGTTGACCGGATCGGCGCTGGACCTGGGGCTCGTGAACTTCGTGGGCGCCATTCCCCTTGTGCCGTTGACGCTCTATGCGGGCGCAATCGCCGACCGGTTCTCGAAGCGCAGGATCATCTTCCTGATGCAGGGCGCGATGATGGTCCTGGCGTTCGTTCTTGCCGGTCTTTGCTGGACGGGGGTCGTGCAGGTGTGGCATGTGCTCGTCCTTGCCTTCCTGCTCGGCGCCACGCAGGCGCTCGACACTCCCGCGCGGCAGGCGTTCGTCGTGGAACTGGTGGGGAAGGAAGACCTGTCCAACGCCATCGCGCTCAACGCGGGCATCTTCCACGGCGCGCGGGTGATCGGGCCGGCGGCGGCCGGGATCCTCGTCGCGTACGTCGGCCTTTCCGGGGCCTTCTTCCTGAACGGGGTGAGCTTCATCGCGGTGCTTGGCGGGCTTTTCCTCATGGATGCCGCGCTCATCCACCGCACGCACTCCGAAGGGAAGCTCGGGGACGATATCCTCGGCGGCGTCCGCTACATCGGGGCGCATCGCGCGCCGATGGCGGTTGTCACGCTCATCTCATTCGCGGCGCTCCTGGCGATGCCGTACCACGTTCTCGTCCCGATCTTCGCGAAGGAAACCTTCGGCGGGGGCGCAGGCATGTACGGGCTCCTCATGTCCGCAGCGGGGGTCGGGGCCGTGCTCGGTTCATTGTACGTGGCGACCGGCTGGGCCGTACGGCGCAAGGGGATGGCGCTGACCGCGGGAAGCCTGTCGTTTCCCCTTTTGCTCATCGCCTTCGCTTTCTCCCGCAACCTGGTCCTGTCCGTCGCGCTCCTGACCGCCATCGGGTTCGCCTTCGTTCTCCAGAACGCACCTGCGAACTCTCTGCTCCAGTCGCTCGTGCCGGATCACCTGCGGGGAAGGGTACTGGCGATCTACGTGTCCCTCTTCCTCGGCATGATGCGGCTGGGGAGCCTGCTCCTCGGATTTCTCGCCGCCGCGACTTCAGCGACCGTTGCGCTGGCCGCCACGGCCGCCGCGAGCCTCGCGGCGGGGCTCGCAGTCTACGCGAAATACCCCGAACTGCGGCGAATGGAGTGA
- a CDS encoding formyltransferase, whose translation MRRLRAIAFAYHNVGIIGVRALLSHGFEVPMVFSHADDPEETIWFGSVAEFCRENGIPVHLPERVNDPPWPETIRAAEPDLLFSFYYRSMLGKEILSAPGLCGMNMHGSLLPKYRGRAPVNWVLVNGETETGMTLHVMAEKPDAGDIVAQEPVPISFEDTAFTLYGKMEGAAERLLAGILPRIAGGDIPRRRNEIEKGSYYGGRRPEDGRIDWSRPAVEIYNLVRAVTRPYPGAFSTLGGEKCYIWRARPVPAEGFPEAPAPGKMTVAGGTSLQTASGCLTTVRTPARVLVGTGSGLLQIEEAEWNRRKAEGEAIAALFGKAIKGGFE comes from the coding sequence GTGAGGCGGTTGCGCGCGATCGCCTTCGCCTATCACAACGTGGGGATCATCGGCGTCCGTGCGCTCCTTTCGCACGGGTTCGAAGTGCCTATGGTTTTTTCGCATGCCGACGACCCGGAAGAAACCATCTGGTTCGGTTCGGTGGCGGAGTTCTGCCGGGAGAACGGGATTCCGGTCCACCTCCCCGAAAGAGTGAACGACCCCCCCTGGCCGGAGACGATCCGCGCCGCCGAGCCCGATCTTCTCTTCTCCTTCTATTACCGCTCGATGCTGGGGAAGGAGATCCTTTCGGCTCCCGGGCTGTGCGGAATGAACATGCACGGCTCGCTCCTGCCGAAATACCGGGGGCGGGCCCCGGTCAACTGGGTGCTGGTGAACGGCGAAACGGAGACCGGCATGACCCTGCATGTGATGGCCGAAAAGCCGGACGCGGGGGATATCGTGGCGCAGGAGCCGGTGCCGATCTCGTTCGAGGACACGGCGTTCACGCTGTACGGAAAGATGGAGGGGGCGGCGGAGCGCCTGCTGGCGGGCATCCTGCCGAGGATCGCCGGTGGGGATATACCGAGGCGGCGCAACGAGATAGAGAAGGGGAGCTACTACGGCGGGCGAAGGCCGGAGGACGGGCGGATCGACTGGAGCCGCCCGGCGGTTGAAATATACAACCTCGTACGCGCGGTCACCCGTCCTTACCCGGGCGCCTTCTCGACGCTGGGCGGGGAGAAGTGCTACATATGGCGCGCCAGGCCCGTGCCGGCGGAAGGCTTCCCCGAAGCGCCCGCGCCGGGTAAGATGACGGTCGCGGGGGGAACCTCGCTGCAAACGGCGAGCGGATGCCTTACGACGGTGCGCACGCCTGCGCGCGTCCTGGTCGGCACCGGATCGGGCCTTCTGCAGATCGAGGAGGCGGAGTGGAACCGCAGGAAGGCGGAGGGGGAGGCGATCGCGGCCCTCTTCGGGAAGGCGATAAAGGGAGGATTCGAATGA
- a CDS encoding DUF296 domain-containing protein — MKYRAGTIGKVLLARIDHGEPIVPALTELCAKEGILAGWFFLLGAVTKGSMVTGPREESLPPVPVWTGFPQPHEIVGMGSVARKDGAPSLHLHASLGRGNEPLTGCIRKEGEVYLVVEALILQVDGMSASREPDARTGLELLSVE; from the coding sequence ATGAAATACCGGGCTGGAACGATCGGGAAGGTGCTGCTGGCGCGGATCGACCACGGGGAGCCGATCGTCCCAGCCCTCACGGAATTGTGCGCGAAGGAAGGGATCCTTGCCGGCTGGTTCTTTCTTCTTGGAGCCGTGACGAAGGGAAGCATGGTCACCGGTCCACGGGAGGAGAGCCTGCCTCCCGTGCCCGTCTGGACGGGGTTCCCGCAGCCGCACGAGATCGTCGGAATGGGAAGCGTCGCCCGTAAGGACGGCGCCCCGTCCCTTCACCTTCACGCCTCGCTGGGCCGCGGCAACGAGCCGCTGACCGGGTGCATCCGCAAGGAAGGGGAAGTGTACCTCGTGGTGGAAGCGCTGATCCTCCAGGTCGACGGTATGTCGGCTTCGCGTGAGCCGGACGCCCGCACCGGGCTGGAGCTGTTATCCGTTGAGTGA
- a CDS encoding MBL fold metallo-hydrolase, with the protein MSDFSVRPLRSGSSGNLTLVEHAGTAFLVDAGLPSQRALSAALSEAGFDWDDIDAVLVSHLHGDHIHPSAVACCARHDVPILIHEKNVRAYSRRILSRSPASGPLRTFGGEPFAVGSIEVHPFAVPHDAEGLTCGFRIEARSGDREARVSMATDLGTGGNGLFERFVDSDIILIESNYDPSMLASSHRNHVDRARVDSDVGHLSNEQAGKFLVRTFQESRKLPRAVVLCHLSADHNTPALAVSTVRGILSRYGFGDVPVHAAKRNGPSPRYFAMEAGRR; encoded by the coding sequence TTGAGTGATTTCTCCGTGAGACCGCTGCGAAGCGGCAGCTCCGGGAACCTGACGCTGGTGGAGCACGCGGGAACTGCGTTCCTGGTGGACGCGGGCCTGCCATCCCAGCGCGCGCTTTCGGCAGCGCTGTCCGAGGCGGGATTCGATTGGGACGATATCGACGCCGTCCTCGTATCTCATCTTCACGGAGACCACATACACCCTTCCGCGGTCGCATGCTGCGCCCGGCACGACGTGCCGATCCTTATCCACGAGAAAAACGTAAGAGCGTATTCCCGCAGGATCCTTTCCCGGTCTCCCGCCTCCGGCCCCCTTAGGACCTTCGGCGGCGAGCCGTTCGCCGTCGGGAGCATCGAGGTTCATCCGTTCGCCGTCCCGCATGACGCCGAGGGTCTCACATGCGGTTTCCGCATCGAGGCCCGCTCGGGGGACCGCGAAGCGCGCGTCTCCATGGCCACCGACCTCGGGACCGGCGGGAATGGTCTCTTCGAGCGGTTCGTCGACAGCGACATAATCCTCATCGAATCTAACTACGACCCGTCGATGCTCGCCTCGAGCCACCGGAACCATGTCGACCGGGCGCGTGTGGATTCCGACGTGGGCCATCTTTCCAACGAGCAGGCGGGGAAATTTCTCGTGCGTACGTTCCAGGAAAGCCGGAAACTGCCGCGGGCGGTGGTCCTTTGCCACTTGAGCGCGGATCACAACACGCCGGCGCTTGCCGTCTCTACCGTCAGGGGGATCCTGTCGCGGTACGGTTTCGGGGATGTGCCCGTGCACGCCGCGAAGCGGAACGGGCCTTCGCCGCGCTATTTCGCGATGGAGGCGGGCCGGAGATGA
- a CDS encoding glycosyltransferase family 39 protein: MSPRTLSLLVLAFVLFYFSALGTMPLMEPDEGRYSEIPREMLLSGDFVTPRLNGFVYLEKPPLFYWGNALCLRLFGENEFAARSFTAAVSVAGILLTYWMGSCFAGWRTGLFSAIVLSTSLYYYVIGRLNTLDMTLAVTLFLAIFPAYLYLSGKRESRLYLVVSYGAAGLAFLTKGLVGAVFPAAIIVSWLALSRRHREIPRAISLPGILLFLAVALPWLAAVQRNNPDFLWFFFVHEQILRYTTKIHRHVQPFWYFIPVVIGGFAPWIAFLRRVFLAVRDARERFLPREDLLFLLSWVLFIFLFFSFSGSKLPTYLAPLFPPLAVLFGRGLDLWAEREDGSTRCRSPLGLAALLAAAIFLLPSFSKHRLDPAEWTSLAALPIVLILLWGTVPLFIRRLSAERVILLSFLLLALFLTSLNRPAARHIGSYKSVKEMAAVLASDMRPGDVVAQYRTYRHGIPFYTKRRAVLVEEAGELEFGITRAKDRGEYFLDAAGFQRLWGSGARVFCVFKRDAMPLILEKFPGHRLLYRSDAGILIVNRP, translated from the coding sequence GTGAGCCCCCGCACACTGTCGCTCCTCGTTCTCGCCTTCGTCCTTTTCTACTTTTCGGCGCTCGGAACGATGCCGCTGATGGAGCCGGACGAAGGAAGATACTCCGAGATCCCCCGCGAGATGCTTCTTTCGGGCGATTTCGTGACGCCGCGCCTGAACGGCTTCGTCTACCTGGAAAAGCCCCCTCTCTTCTACTGGGGGAACGCGCTCTGCCTGCGCCTTTTCGGCGAGAACGAGTTCGCGGCACGGTCGTTCACCGCGGCGGTTTCGGTGGCGGGGATCCTGTTGACGTACTGGATGGGCTCCTGTTTCGCGGGCTGGCGCACGGGTCTTTTCTCGGCGATCGTTCTGTCCACTTCCCTCTATTACTACGTCATCGGCCGGCTCAACACGCTCGACATGACTCTTGCGGTAACGCTATTCCTCGCGATCTTCCCCGCCTACCTCTATCTTTCGGGTAAACGGGAGAGCCGCCTTTATCTCGTCGTCTCGTACGGAGCAGCGGGGTTGGCGTTTCTCACGAAGGGTCTCGTGGGGGCGGTGTTTCCCGCCGCGATAATCGTGAGCTGGCTCGCGCTTTCGCGCAGGCACCGGGAGATTCCGCGTGCGATCTCCCTGCCCGGCATCCTCCTGTTTCTCGCCGTCGCTCTTCCCTGGCTTGCGGCCGTCCAGAGGAATAATCCCGACTTCCTGTGGTTCTTCTTCGTGCACGAGCAGATCCTGCGGTACACCACGAAGATCCACCGCCACGTGCAGCCGTTCTGGTATTTCATCCCGGTCGTCATCGGGGGGTTCGCTCCGTGGATCGCGTTTCTGCGCAGGGTCTTCCTCGCCGTGAGGGACGCGCGTGAAAGATTTCTCCCGAGGGAGGACCTGTTGTTCCTCCTCTCCTGGGTCCTGTTCATCTTTCTGTTCTTCTCCTTCTCGGGATCGAAGCTGCCGACCTACCTGGCGCCGCTCTTCCCTCCGCTGGCCGTGCTGTTCGGGAGGGGCCTCGACCTGTGGGCGGAACGGGAAGACGGATCGACGCGCTGCCGGTCTCCGCTGGGGCTCGCGGCGCTTCTTGCCGCCGCGATCTTTCTGCTCCCTTCATTTTCCAAACACCGCCTCGATCCTGCGGAGTGGACTTCCCTTGCTGCTTTGCCGATCGTACTGATCCTGCTTTGGGGGACCGTTCCCCTTTTCATCCGGCGGCTTTCCGCCGAGCGCGTGATCCTTCTCTCGTTTCTCCTGCTGGCGCTCTTCCTGACCTCGTTGAACCGTCCCGCCGCGAGGCACATCGGATCGTACAAGTCGGTGAAGGAAATGGCGGCCGTCCTCGCCTCCGACATGAGGCCGGGAGACGTCGTTGCGCAGTACCGTACGTACCGGCACGGGATTCCCTTCTATACGAAACGGCGCGCGGTCCTCGTGGAGGAGGCGGGTGAGCTGGAATTCGGCATTACCCGGGCGAAAGACCGCGGGGAGTATTTCCTCGACGCGGCGGGGTTCCAGCGGCTTTGGGGATCGGGCGCCAGGGTGTTTTGCGTCTTCAAGCGCGACGCGATGCCGCTCATCCTGGAGAAGTTCCCCGGCCATCGGTTGCTCTACCGGTCCGATGCGGGTATCCTCATTGTGAACCGTCCCTGA